A region of Toxorhynchites rutilus septentrionalis strain SRP chromosome 1, ASM2978413v1, whole genome shotgun sequence DNA encodes the following proteins:
- the LOC129777085 gene encoding nuclear pore complex protein Nup50, with product MAKRGALSDLNHDNWNDEEESEEAGKFTQASDQELKKRVIKTARRRMAPGAESSSSSGSGSVFSGFKGFSAVTSTPATKPPNAGSPFSFLSGISKPTNGTANVPSSSVSGSIGSATTSALGASIFATTDPSKKIFSGFGSPPKGVVSPSTGKMEDKAKTEDYIASIKALNQSVAAWVSEKVNEDPICLLTPIFKEYAKYLEEIEAMKKKDSPEPASAAPTGFTVGNSTPVAAKIETGSATAAKKFSFGFGATSSSNPGSSFSFANVAKPAAETKPKEDGKAEDDGEDDEPPKAEFTPVEEKDSIFSKRCKLFVKVEGDYSDRGVGTLHLKKVESKVQVIVRADTNLGNILLNIILNESVPLQRMGKNNVMMICLPTPESKPPPSSVLLRVKTAEEADELYEILNKNKPK from the exons ATGGCAAAACGCGGTGCACTGTCAGATTTAAACCACGACAACTGGAATGACGAGGAAGAATCCGAGGAAGCCGGAAAGTTTACCCAGGCTTCTGATCAGGAACTCAAAAAACGTGTCATTAAAACAGCCCGGCGTCGTATGGCTCCTGGAGCTGAATCAAGTAGTTCGTCAGGAAGTGGTTCGGTTTTTAGTGGATTCAAAGGGTTTTCTGCGGTCACATCCACGCCAGCGACTAAACCCCCTAATGCGGGGAGTCCATTCTCGTTTCTCAGTGGCATCAGCAAACCGACCAATGGAACCGCAAATGTACCATCGTCATCGGTCAGTGGATCTATTGGCAGTGCAACAACTTCTGCTTTAGGGGCCAGTATTTTTGCCACAACTGATCCAAGCAAAAAAATTTTCTCCGGTTTCGGTAGTCCACCGAAAGGAGTTGTCTCTCCTTCAACTGGGAAAATGGAAGACAAAGCTAAAACAGAGGATTATATAGCAAGCATAAAGGCCCTTAATCAATCGGTGGCCGCTTGGGTGTCTGAAAAGGTGAACGAAGATCCTATTTGTTTACTTACCCCAATATTCAAAGAATATGCAAAATATTTAGAGGAAATTGAAGCCATGAAGAAAAAGGATTCGCCTGAACCGG CTTCAGCGGCTCCTACCGGTTTTACTGTTGGAAACTCTACTCCAGTCGCTGCAAAAATTGAGACAGGATCTGCAACCGCGGCAAAGAAATTCAGTTTTGGTTTTGGAGCCACGTCATCTTCGAACCCGGGATCCAGTTTTTCGTTTGCGAATGTGGCAAAGCCAGCTGCTGAAACCAAGCCCAAGGAGGATGGCAAAGCCGAGGATGATGGTGAAGATGACGAGCCTCCGAAGGCCGAATTCACTCCTGTTGAGGAAAAGGATAGCATCTTTTCCAAGCGTTGCAAACTATTTGTAAAGGTGGAAGGAGACTACTCCGATCGTGGCGTTGGAACACTGCACTTGAAAAAGGTTGAAAGCAAAGTTCAGGTCATTGTTCGAGCTGACACCAATCTGGGAAATATTCTGCTGAATATTATTCTGAACGAGTCGGTTCCTCTGCAGCGTATGGGCAAAAACAATGTCATGATGATTTGTTTGCCAACGCCGGAATCAAAGCCACCGCCGTCGTCTGTGTTGCTTCGGGTCAAAACCGC
- the LOC129761837 gene encoding protein lin-9 homolog: MSSSEEKDKEGFSQDETDSRTKDEPIDEITEMEGSPLPTFGPAALGLHPVGMKFPAKATPTKPTQVLNARGMPARIRKKNKLFFDDDLLVNDKIPTKGSPKKVNHSMPASPQKGMVTPGKNSTRSAKKMRTSRYVKMKDSLKKRKEDPDEDCSMRVINPIALLDKKASQKIGLRLRNLLKLPKAHKFVSYEWFYSNIDRALFEGENDFQVCLNSMYPDLKTRFLTRNEWNKIRKTMGKPRRCSSAFFQEERKELERKRHKIRLLQAKRSGDVSFVRDLPKEIPQPLSVGTKVTARLRAPQDGLFTGTVEAIDVILSSYRISFDRPGLGSHTIPDFEVFASDSPEKITLKSITKDFRPKYQNASFYVASPALKNPITGIKGDPLLGGDSYPKIPGMSDSKMLFPKDNIGGFSVKLLELIVRTKKTLSAKQMKLLRLQNMNSEAEIYKSYGDPFPEEFQKRYASLVVAIEKLNRDIHEQLNQLLTSCKNLTQDQCVIAMIAPSYLREQCREQAEETFDKNNNGQLMNDSIVKLIKDLTTIMYVASNLGTNDQTEHCLEVLKGCMEETKGRLDFDNIASFQRGVHQHMRHIMAGFTAANKQNSGDELNDQSRNASNQI; the protein is encoded by the exons ATGTCTTCATCCGAGGAGAAAGACAAAGAAGGTTTTTCGCAGGATGAAACGGATTCCAGAACCAAGGATGAACCGATCGACGAAATAACAGAAATGGAAGGTTCCCCCTTACCAACGTTCGGACCTGCAGCCCTTGGCTTACACCCGGTGGGGATGAAATTCCCTGCTAAAGCTACACCAACAAAACCGACACAGGTGTTGAATGCTCGCGGGATGCCTGCCCGAATTAGGAAGAAAAACAAGCTGTTCTTCGATGATGACCTCCTAGTCAACGACAAAATTCCTACCAAAGGTAGTCCGAAAAAAGTGAATCACAGTATGCCTGCTTCCCCCCAGAAAGGTATGGTTACGCCGGGAAAAAATTCAACCCGTTCAGCAAAGAAGATGAGGACTTCACGATACGTTAAAATGAAAGATAGTTTGAAAAAGCGAAAGGAAGATCCCGACGAGGATTGCTCGATGAGGGTAATCAACCCAATCGCGTTGTTGGATAAAAAAGCAAGTCAGAAGATTGGCCTCAGACTACGGAATTTACTGAAGCTGCCTAAGGCGCACAAATTTGTCAGTTACGAATGGTTCTACAGCAATATTGATCGGGCGTTGTTTGAAGGGGAAAACGATTTCCAGGTGTGCCTCAACAGTATGTACCCAGATTTGAAAACACGATTTTTGACAAG gAATGAATGGAACAAAATTCGAAAAACGATGGGTAAACCGAGAAGATGTTCGTCTGCTTTCTTTCAAGAGGAGAGGAAAGAGTTGGAACGTAAAAGACATAAAATTCGTCTACTGCAAGCCAAGCGCTCGGGAGATGTTTCTTTCGTGCGTGATTTACCGAAGGAAATTCCACAGCCGCTTTCCGTCGGCACAAAGGTGACCGCTAGGCTTCGCGCACCTCAGGATGGACTGTTCACTGGGACGGTTGAGGCGATCGATGTCATACTGAGCTCATATCGGATCAGCTTTGATCGGCCCGGTTTGGGATCACACACTATTCCCGATTTTGAGGTTTTTGCCAGCGATAGCCCGGAGAAAATTACCCTCAAGTCAATAACAAAAGATTTTCGGCCGAAGTATCAGAATGCATCGTTCTACGTGGCCTCGCCTgcattgaaaaatccaataacCGGAATCAAAGGCGATCCGTTGCTCGGAGGAGACAGCTACCCCAAGATACCTGGAATGTCGGACAGCAAGATGCTTTTCCCGAAAGACAATATCGGTGGGTTTTCGGTTAAGCTGCTGGAATTGATTGTTCGAACCAAAAAGACGCTTTCCGCTAAACAGATGAAGTTATTACGCCTGCAAAACATGAATTCGGAGGCGGAAATTTACAAATCCTATGGCGATCCATTCCCAGAAGAATTTCAAAAGCGTTATGCGTCGTTAGTTGTAGCGATAGAGAAACTTAACCGAGATATTCACGAGCAGCTCAATCAATTGCTGACGAGTTGTAAAAACTTAACCCAGGACCAGTGCGTGATTGCGATGATAGCTCCCAGTTATCTGAGAGAGCAGTGCCGTGAGCAGGCCGAAGAAACCTTTGACAAAAATAACAATGGACAGCTGATGAATGACAGCATTGTTAAGCTGATTAAAGATCTTACCACAATCATGTACGTAGCGTCTAATCTGGGGACAAACGATCAGACCGAGCATTGTTTGGAGGTACTCAAAGGATGTATGGAAGAAACGAAAGGGCGATTAGATTTTGACAATATAGCATCGTTCCAGCGAGGAGTTCATCAACATATGAGGCATATTATGGCGGGATTCACAGCggcaaacaaacaaaatagtggaGATGAACTGAATGATCAAAGCAGGAATGCTTCGAATCAGATCTAA